The following coding sequences are from one Verrucosispora sp. WMMD573 window:
- a CDS encoding cystathionine gamma-lyase: MSERDAPQPQDHPSLGDGTRCVHAGLPAPTPGAPFLPGPVFAAPYHLDPRQGPAAAPNGYGRPDNPTRRLLEAAVGELEGGDCRVFASGQAAITGLLLAVLRAGDVVVLPADGYFPVRAFATDTLAGNGVRVLFAPTIGPYPDFDGVRLVLVETPANPGLDVVDLPALAERAHACGALLAVDNTTATPLGQRPLDLGADVVVASGTKALTGHSDLLLGYVATRSAELLSTVTAWRTATGAVPGAFDAWLAHRSLATLDLRLARQTANAAALARLLADRADVSGLRWPGLPEDPAHPVAVRQLRRMPGVLSFDLGSADRVARFLGAARLVTAATSFGGLHTTADRRAQWGDDTAPGFVRLSCGVEDPADLVADVTAALDAAA, encoded by the coding sequence ATGAGCGAGCGTGACGCCCCGCAGCCGCAGGACCATCCGTCGTTGGGGGACGGCACCCGGTGCGTGCACGCGGGCCTGCCCGCGCCGACCCCGGGCGCGCCGTTCCTGCCCGGTCCGGTGTTCGCCGCGCCGTACCATCTCGACCCGCGGCAGGGGCCGGCGGCGGCCCCGAACGGGTACGGGCGTCCGGACAACCCGACCCGTCGGCTGCTGGAGGCCGCGGTCGGCGAGCTGGAGGGCGGCGACTGCCGGGTCTTCGCCAGCGGTCAGGCGGCGATAACCGGGCTGCTGCTGGCGGTGCTGCGGGCCGGCGACGTGGTGGTGCTGCCCGCCGACGGGTACTTCCCGGTGCGCGCGTTCGCCACCGACACCCTCGCCGGCAACGGCGTACGGGTGCTCTTCGCGCCGACGATCGGGCCGTACCCGGACTTCGACGGGGTACGGCTGGTGCTGGTGGAGACGCCGGCCAACCCGGGGCTGGACGTCGTGGACCTGCCGGCGCTGGCCGAGCGGGCGCACGCCTGCGGTGCGTTGCTGGCGGTGGACAACACCACCGCCACCCCGCTCGGACAGCGGCCGCTGGATCTCGGCGCGGACGTGGTGGTGGCCTCCGGCACCAAGGCGTTGACCGGACACTCCGATCTGCTGCTCGGCTACGTCGCCACCCGGTCGGCGGAGCTGTTGTCGACGGTCACCGCCTGGCGTACCGCGACTGGTGCGGTGCCCGGGGCGTTCGACGCCTGGCTGGCCCACCGGTCGCTGGCCACCCTCGACCTGCGCCTGGCCCGGCAGACGGCGAACGCGGCGGCGCTGGCCCGGCTGCTGGCCGACCGCGCCGACGTCTCCGGCCTGCGCTGGCCCGGCCTGCCGGAGGACCCGGCGCATCCGGTGGCGGTGCGGCAACTGCGCCGGATGCCGGGCGTGCTCTCCTTCGATCTCGGCAGCGCCGACCGGGTCGCCCGCTTCCTCGGCGCGGCCCGGCTGGTCACCGCGGCGACCTCCTTCGGCGGCCTGCACACCACGGCGGACCGGCGGGCCCAGTGGGGCGACGACACCGCGCCCGGTTTCGTCCGGCTCTCCTGCGGGGTGGAGGACCCCGCCGACCTGGTCGCCGACGTCACGGCCGCGTTGGACGCCGCCGCCTGA
- a CDS encoding DUF3515 family protein produces the protein MDEHTEAPVAQADRPDAKAPDRTNRSAALIATAVAVPVALLVGVLALSNLSPAEPTAAPQPSATTPGPVSTAPVEMAAPQLGERPTVVCRALLSQLPDSIRDLPQRPVSAGPEQNAAYGDPALTVACGGDEPEVRPDDHLYLVNSVCWYAVEGPDATELITVDRETAVTLRVPHSYGEALQWASPVSATIVESIRSSGAAPSGCTS, from the coding sequence GTGGACGAGCACACTGAAGCCCCCGTCGCCCAGGCCGACCGCCCGGACGCGAAGGCACCCGACCGCACCAACCGGAGTGCGGCGCTGATCGCCACGGCGGTGGCGGTGCCGGTGGCCCTGCTGGTGGGTGTGCTCGCGCTGAGCAACCTCTCGCCGGCGGAGCCGACCGCCGCGCCGCAGCCGTCGGCGACCACGCCCGGGCCGGTCTCCACCGCGCCGGTCGAGATGGCGGCCCCCCAGCTCGGCGAGCGGCCGACCGTCGTCTGCCGCGCCCTGCTGTCCCAACTGCCCGACTCGATCCGCGACCTGCCGCAACGACCGGTCAGCGCCGGGCCGGAGCAAAACGCCGCGTACGGCGACCCGGCGCTCACCGTCGCCTGCGGTGGCGACGAGCCGGAGGTGCGGCCCGACGACCACCTCTACCTGGTCAACTCGGTCTGCTGGTACGCGGTGGAGGGGCCCGACGCGACGGAGCTGATCACCGTCGACCGGGAGACCGCGGTGACCCTGCGGGTGCCGCACAGCTACGGCGAGGCGTTGCAGTGGGCCTCCCCGGTCTCCGCCACCATCGTCGAGTCGATCCGGTCGTCCGGCGCGGCACCGTCCGGCTGCACCTCCTGA
- a CDS encoding GNAT family N-acetyltransferase — protein sequence MHEIEIHRVPFDSPEARRLITATLADLGARYGGSGDETPVDAREFVPPAGAFLVARIDGQPMGCGGWRSHGDEAAEVKRMYTAPEARGRGVARTVLAAIERSAREHGRRRIILECGDRQPEAIALYKAAGYERIPNFGFYADEPGCLSFGRTL from the coding sequence GTGCACGAGATCGAGATCCACCGGGTGCCGTTCGACTCGCCGGAGGCGCGGCGGTTGATCACCGCGACCCTGGCCGACCTGGGCGCCCGGTACGGCGGCAGCGGCGACGAGACCCCGGTCGACGCGCGCGAGTTCGTTCCACCGGCGGGGGCGTTCCTGGTCGCCCGGATCGACGGTCAGCCCATGGGCTGCGGCGGCTGGCGCAGCCACGGCGACGAGGCAGCCGAGGTGAAGCGGATGTACACCGCGCCGGAGGCCCGGGGGCGGGGGGTGGCCCGCACGGTGCTGGCGGCCATCGAGCGCTCGGCCCGTGAGCACGGCCGCCGACGGATCATCCTGGAGTGCGGTGACCGGCAGCCCGAGGCGATCGCGTTGTACAAGGCGGCCGGCTACGAGCGGATCCCCAACTTCGGCTTCTACGCCGACGAGCCCGGCTGCCTGTCGTTCGGCCGCACGCTCTGA
- a CDS encoding D-alanine--D-alanine ligase family protein yields MTTPGKTRVAIVFGGRSPEHGISCVSAGSVLGALDPDEFEVVPVGITRAGQWVLTSGDPGQLAINARRLPEITADSGTDIVLRTDPTGGGLLVLDPTEGPRALADVDVVFPVLHGAYGEDGTIQGMLEMAGIPYVGAKVFASAAAMDKEFTKKLCAADGIPVGPYAVLRSGTTLSEADKQRLGLPVFIKPSRAGSSFGITKVNDWADLDTALATAREIDSKVLVEGAIVGREIECGVLEGEAGGAPEASVLAEVRVVGDYDFYDFEAKYIDAESACEYDIPADLPERVTRQVRDYAVRAFTALDCAGLARVDFFVTPELDVYLNEINTMPGFTPTSMFPRMWAAAGLEYPKLVDRLIRTALTRGPGQH; encoded by the coding sequence GTGACCACCCCAGGCAAGACCCGCGTGGCGATCGTCTTCGGCGGCCGCAGCCCGGAACATGGCATCTCGTGCGTCAGCGCCGGCAGTGTGCTCGGCGCGCTGGATCCGGACGAGTTCGAGGTGGTGCCGGTCGGTATCACCCGGGCCGGTCAGTGGGTACTGACCAGCGGCGACCCCGGTCAGTTGGCGATCAACGCCCGTCGGCTGCCGGAGATCACCGCGGACTCCGGCACGGACATCGTGCTGCGCACCGACCCCACCGGCGGCGGGCTGCTCGTGCTCGACCCGACCGAAGGACCCCGGGCGCTCGCCGACGTGGACGTGGTCTTCCCCGTGCTGCACGGCGCCTACGGTGAGGACGGCACCATCCAGGGCATGCTGGAGATGGCCGGCATCCCGTACGTCGGGGCGAAGGTCTTCGCCTCGGCCGCCGCGATGGACAAGGAGTTCACCAAGAAGCTCTGCGCCGCCGACGGCATCCCGGTCGGCCCGTACGCGGTGCTGCGCAGCGGAACCACGCTGAGCGAGGCGGACAAACAGCGGCTGGGTCTGCCGGTCTTCATCAAGCCCTCCCGGGCCGGCTCCTCCTTCGGCATCACCAAGGTCAACGACTGGGCCGACCTGGACACGGCCCTCGCCACCGCTCGGGAGATCGACAGCAAGGTCCTGGTCGAGGGCGCCATCGTCGGCCGGGAGATCGAGTGCGGCGTGCTGGAGGGCGAGGCCGGCGGTGCGCCGGAGGCATCCGTGCTGGCCGAGGTCCGGGTGGTCGGGGACTACGACTTCTACGACTTCGAGGCCAAGTACATCGATGCGGAGTCCGCCTGCGAGTACGACATTCCGGCCGACCTGCCGGAGCGGGTCACCCGGCAGGTGCGCGACTACGCCGTTCGCGCCTTCACCGCGCTGGACTGCGCCGGCCTGGCCCGCGTCGATTTCTTCGTCACACCCGAACTCGACGTCTACCTCAACGAGATCAACACGATGCCCGGCTTCACGCCGACGTCGATGTTCCCCCGGATGTGGGCGGCGGCCGGTCTGGAGTATCCGAAGCTTGTCGACCGGCTCATCCGCACCGCGTTGACCCGGGGACCGGGGCAGCACTGA
- a CDS encoding putative protein N(5)-glutamine methyltransferase translates to MAPVSPADQHALVARLRRAGCVWAEDETRLLVEAADGPATLAALVDRRVAGEPLEYLLGWAEFCGERIDVDPGVFVPRARTALLVSVAARVTGPAATVVELCCGSGAITRVLARRLAAPRLLAAVDVDPAAVVCARRNLAAVGAPVLAGDLFDPLPAAWRGRLDLVVANAPYVPTAAMALLPPESRRYESAAALDGGPDGLAVLRRLATAAPTWLAPGGHLVVEVGQGQVDRFRAVLTEVGLVPSVARDEASDAVAMLGRYPDDMAGARYEN, encoded by the coding sequence ATGGCGCCCGTCTCCCCGGCCGACCAGCACGCCCTGGTCGCCCGGCTGCGCCGGGCCGGCTGCGTCTGGGCTGAGGACGAGACGCGGCTGCTCGTCGAGGCCGCTGACGGCCCGGCGACGCTCGCCGCGCTGGTGGACCGGCGGGTCGCCGGTGAACCGCTGGAGTACCTGCTGGGCTGGGCGGAGTTCTGCGGTGAGCGGATCGACGTCGATCCGGGCGTCTTCGTGCCCCGGGCGCGTACCGCTCTGCTGGTCTCGGTGGCGGCCCGGGTGACCGGACCGGCCGCGACCGTGGTGGAGCTGTGTTGTGGCTCCGGTGCGATCACCCGGGTGCTGGCGCGTCGGCTCGCCGCGCCCCGGCTGCTGGCCGCGGTCGACGTGGACCCGGCGGCGGTGGTCTGCGCGCGGCGGAACCTGGCCGCCGTGGGTGCGCCGGTCCTCGCCGGGGACCTCTTCGATCCACTACCGGCGGCCTGGCGTGGTCGCCTCGACCTGGTGGTGGCCAACGCCCCGTACGTGCCGACGGCGGCGATGGCGCTGCTACCTCCGGAGTCCCGCCGGTACGAATCCGCCGCGGCGCTCGACGGCGGACCCGACGGGCTGGCCGTGCTGCGCCGGCTGGCCACTGCCGCGCCGACCTGGCTCGCGCCGGGCGGGCATCTGGTGGTGGAAGTCGGCCAGGGGCAGGTGGACCGGTTCCGGGCGGTGCTGACCGAGGTCGGTCTGGTGCCGTCGGTGGCACGTGACGAAGCCTCGGACGCCGTCGCGATGCTGGGCCGATACCCGGACGACATGGCGGGCGCGCGGTACGAGAACTAG
- a CDS encoding helix-turn-helix transcriptional regulator, protein MAPKTARARRLGIALRHHREAAGLTLETAADEINSTRSTLSRYENAQTLVSPATVRALLTLYGVGADEVAAAVQLAKDARKPGWWVSYSYLLDRRTIDFIALEAEAVAIANFEPSVVPGLLQTADYIRGVMRGGPHTLSDNDVEERVRMRLDRQQRVFEEDPPIFDAILDEAALLRPVGDDSAQQGQLSHLLKMSELPNITVQVIPLVAGYHRGTRGSLHILEFADPEDPIIASVETVAGQMILDRPGDLRTCTKIMEHLRTVALSPTDSREAIFKLLKGR, encoded by the coding sequence ATGGCTCCGAAGACCGCACGTGCCCGTCGGTTGGGCATCGCCCTGCGCCACCATCGGGAGGCCGCCGGGCTCACCCTGGAGACTGCGGCCGACGAGATCAACAGCACCCGCAGCACACTCTCCCGCTACGAGAACGCACAGACCCTGGTCAGCCCGGCCACCGTGCGCGCGCTGCTCACCCTCTACGGGGTCGGCGCGGACGAGGTCGCGGCCGCCGTCCAGCTCGCCAAGGACGCGCGCAAGCCGGGCTGGTGGGTGTCCTACTCGTACCTGCTCGACCGACGCACCATCGACTTCATCGCGCTGGAGGCCGAGGCCGTCGCCATCGCGAACTTCGAGCCGTCGGTGGTGCCGGGGCTGTTGCAGACCGCCGACTACATCCGCGGCGTCATGCGGGGCGGGCCGCACACCCTCAGCGACAACGACGTCGAGGAACGGGTGCGCATGCGGCTGGACCGGCAGCAGCGGGTCTTCGAGGAAGATCCGCCGATCTTCGACGCGATTCTCGACGAGGCCGCGCTGCTGCGCCCGGTGGGTGACGACTCGGCGCAACAGGGTCAGCTGAGCCACCTGCTCAAGATGAGCGAGTTGCCGAACATCACGGTTCAGGTGATCCCGCTGGTCGCCGGCTACCACCGCGGCACCCGAGGCTCCCTGCACATCCTCGAATTCGCCGACCCGGAGGACCCGATCATCGCCTCCGTGGAGACGGTCGCCGGGCAGATGATCCTCGACCGTCCCGGCGACCTGCGTACCTGCACCAAGATCATGGAGCACCTGCGCACCGTCGCGCTCAGCCCGACGGACAGTCGCGAGGCAATCTTCAAACTCCTGAAGGGACGGTAG
- a CDS encoding Lrp/AsnC ligand binding domain-containing protein — MVQAYILIQTEVGRARDVAGLIADLAGVVRVDAVTGPYDVVVLTEANTVDELGKLIVSKVQMVPGITRTLTCSVVRL; from the coding sequence GTGGTACAGGCGTACATCCTCATCCAGACAGAGGTCGGCCGGGCACGTGACGTGGCCGGTCTCATCGCTGATCTCGCCGGCGTGGTCCGCGTCGACGCGGTCACCGGGCCGTACGACGTGGTCGTGCTCACCGAGGCGAACACCGTCGACGAACTCGGGAAACTCATTGTCAGCAAGGTGCAGATGGTGCCCGGCATCACTCGCACCCTCACGTGTTCGGTGGTGCGCCTGTAA
- a CDS encoding ROK family protein: MDSATVVVGIDNGGTTNNATVLTLDGRFLVDRLVETPSRVQEGPEAAIAAMADAFDGVLALTGVPREQVGAIGLDTPGPASAGGVISSKGSTNFSQPAWRGYDVRGGLERRLGLPVIYHNDGNAAALYAHHVHFGADAMRRSSVSAIVGTGLGGGLVEHGRVISGAAGMAGELGHVQIPMTTVLAPGQPVPTCACGFAGDVESVVSLTAIEHNLLPYWLTRFPGHPLVGESPERAAKLVRGYGERGDELAREIFAQQARALGALFTIASNFTDPHAYFVGGGVVETDPAFRDWFLAAVREHTLLRSEQTALATFALVPDRDMAGARGVALAALETIRVLPSPPPLIGD, from the coding sequence GTGGACAGCGCAACGGTGGTCGTCGGGATCGACAACGGTGGCACGACCAACAACGCCACCGTGCTCACGCTTGACGGACGGTTCCTGGTCGACCGCCTGGTGGAGACGCCGAGCCGGGTGCAGGAGGGCCCGGAGGCGGCGATAGCGGCGATGGCGGACGCCTTCGACGGTGTGTTGGCTCTCACCGGGGTACCCCGCGAACAGGTCGGTGCGATCGGTCTGGACACGCCCGGTCCGGCCAGTGCCGGCGGCGTCATCTCGTCGAAGGGCTCCACGAACTTCTCCCAGCCGGCCTGGCGCGGCTACGACGTGCGGGGTGGCCTCGAACGTCGGCTGGGGCTGCCGGTGATCTACCACAACGACGGCAACGCCGCCGCGCTCTACGCCCATCACGTTCACTTCGGGGCAGACGCGATGCGGCGCTCGTCGGTGTCGGCGATCGTCGGAACCGGACTGGGTGGCGGCCTGGTCGAGCACGGCCGGGTGATCTCCGGCGCGGCGGGAATGGCCGGTGAGTTGGGACATGTGCAGATTCCGATGACCACCGTGTTGGCACCGGGCCAACCGGTGCCGACCTGCGCCTGCGGCTTCGCCGGTGACGTCGAGAGCGTCGTGTCGTTGACCGCGATCGAGCACAACCTGTTGCCGTACTGGTTGACCCGCTTTCCGGGGCATCCGCTGGTCGGCGAGTCGCCGGAGCGCGCGGCGAAGCTGGTACGCGGCTACGGCGAGCGGGGCGACGAACTGGCCCGGGAGATCTTCGCCCAGCAGGCGAGGGCGCTCGGTGCGCTGTTCACGATTGCATCGAACTTCACCGATCCGCACGCGTACTTCGTCGGCGGTGGGGTGGTGGAGACGGACCCGGCGTTCCGCGACTGGTTCCTGGCCGCCGTGCGCGAGCACACCCTGCTCCGGTCGGAGCAGACCGCCCTGGCCACCTTCGCGCTGGTGCCGGACCGCGACATGGCTGGTGCGCGCGGGGTGGCGCTGGCGGCGCTGGAGACGATCCGGGTGCTGCCGTCGCCGCCACCGCTGATCGGCGACTGA
- a CDS encoding thiamine-phosphate kinase, whose product MSVAGVGEFGLIDRVTARLSYGPTVLLGPGDDAAVVAAPDARVVATTDVLVEGRHFRRDWSGAHDIGRRAAAANLADVAAMGAEPTALLVALCVPGDVDTGWLEQLTDGLGAEAAGVEASVVGGDMSASPTLTIAVTALGDLGGRSPVTRAGARPGDLLALAGRTGYAAAGFTVLSRGFRTPRLLVEAYRRPEVPYPAGPQAARLGATAMIDVSDGLLADLGHVSKASGVAIDITRDAFEVPPQMRDAAQALGVDPYAWLLAGGDDHALAATFPPATALPPGWRVIGRVAEGSGVTVDGRPFDGPAGWDHFR is encoded by the coding sequence GTGAGCGTCGCGGGTGTCGGCGAGTTCGGGCTGATCGACCGGGTCACCGCCCGGCTCTCGTACGGCCCGACGGTGCTGCTCGGCCCCGGTGACGACGCGGCGGTGGTCGCCGCGCCGGACGCCCGGGTGGTCGCCACCACCGATGTGCTGGTCGAGGGGCGCCACTTCCGCCGGGACTGGTCCGGGGCGCACGACATCGGCCGACGGGCGGCGGCGGCGAACCTCGCCGACGTGGCGGCCATGGGCGCGGAGCCGACCGCCCTGCTGGTGGCGCTCTGCGTGCCGGGGGATGTCGACACCGGCTGGCTGGAGCAGCTGACCGACGGGCTCGGTGCCGAGGCAGCCGGTGTCGAGGCCAGTGTGGTGGGCGGGGACATGTCGGCCAGCCCCACGCTTACCATCGCGGTCACCGCGCTCGGCGACCTGGGCGGTCGGTCGCCGGTGACCCGGGCCGGTGCCCGACCCGGTGACCTGCTCGCCCTGGCCGGTCGCACCGGGTACGCGGCGGCCGGGTTCACCGTGCTCTCCCGTGGCTTCCGGACGCCCCGGCTGCTGGTCGAGGCGTACCGGCGACCGGAGGTGCCCTACCCGGCCGGACCGCAGGCCGCCCGGCTCGGCGCCACCGCCATGATCGACGTCTCGGACGGGCTGCTGGCCGACCTCGGGCACGTGTCGAAGGCCAGCGGGGTGGCCATCGACATCACCCGGGACGCCTTCGAGGTGCCGCCGCAGATGCGTGACGCCGCGCAGGCGCTCGGTGTCGACCCGTACGCCTGGCTGTTGGCCGGTGGCGACGACCACGCGCTGGCCGCGACCTTTCCCCCGGCGACGGCCCTGCCACCGGGCTGGCGGGTGATCGGCCGGGTCGCCGAGGGCTCCGGTGTGACGGTGGACGGCCGACCGTTCGACGGACCGGCCGGATGGGACCATTTTCGCTGA
- the rpmB gene encoding 50S ribosomal protein L28 has protein sequence MASVCDVCGKGPGFGHNVSHSHRRTNRRWNPNIQSVRTPAGGGTTKKLKVCTSCIKAGKVARA, from the coding sequence GTGGCTAGCGTGTGTGACGTCTGTGGCAAGGGGCCGGGCTTCGGCCACAACGTGTCCCACTCGCACCGGCGGACCAACCGCCGCTGGAACCCGAACATCCAGTCGGTGCGCACCCCGGCCGGTGGCGGCACGACCAAGAAGCTGAAGGTCTGCACGTCCTGCATCAAGGCCGGCAAGGTCGCCCGCGCCTGA
- a CDS encoding DAK2 domain-containing protein encodes MLDTLDAAAVRRWCASGLAALKRHQGEIDELNVYPVPDGDTGTNLVLTLTSAQQALAMDLDTHADGVSTAHGHALRLMARGALLGARGNSGVILSQILRGLADTLAAAPQVRGRELAAALRQATDAAYTAVARPVEGTLLSVVSAAADAADQAGSDELRVVARAAADAAAGALARTPEQLPALARAGVVDAGGQGLCLLLDALVEVVAGESPVRPAPSLPPVRPAVTVARETGSPEYAYEVQFLLDAEPAAVERMRETLATIGDSLVVVGDHGTWQVHVHVNDVGAAIEAGVVAGRPHQIAVTRFVDHPEPVPPRLPDGRAAVVVAAGAGIAELLAAEGAVVVPGNPSVGELLDAVRATGAARVVVLPNDPDAQAVANQVAEEAGRLGVEVAVVPTRSPVQALAALAVRDPLRRFADDVIAMAEAAGACRYAEVCRAGREALTVAGPCRAGDVLALVEGEVNLIGADLVDTCVALVDRMLGGGGELVTLLVGADAPDGLVDAVRAHLAARWPFVEVQAYPGGQPHHPLLVGVE; translated from the coding sequence GTGCTGGACACCCTCGACGCCGCCGCCGTGCGCCGCTGGTGCGCCAGCGGCCTGGCTGCGCTCAAGCGGCACCAGGGTGAGATCGACGAGCTGAACGTCTACCCGGTGCCCGACGGTGACACCGGCACCAACCTGGTACTCACCCTCACCTCCGCGCAGCAGGCGCTGGCGATGGATCTCGACACCCACGCCGACGGCGTCTCGACCGCGCACGGGCACGCGTTGCGCCTGATGGCCCGGGGCGCCCTGCTCGGCGCGCGGGGCAACTCCGGGGTGATCCTGTCGCAGATCCTGCGGGGTCTCGCCGACACACTGGCGGCTGCCCCGCAGGTGCGGGGCCGGGAGCTGGCCGCAGCCCTGCGCCAGGCCACCGACGCGGCGTACACGGCGGTGGCCCGCCCGGTGGAGGGCACCCTGCTCTCCGTGGTCTCGGCCGCCGCCGACGCGGCCGATCAGGCCGGCAGCGACGAGCTGCGCGTGGTGGCCCGGGCGGCGGCCGACGCCGCGGCCGGCGCGCTGGCCCGCACTCCCGAGCAGCTGCCGGCGCTGGCCCGTGCCGGGGTGGTCGACGCCGGTGGGCAGGGGCTGTGCCTGCTGCTCGACGCCCTGGTCGAGGTGGTCGCGGGGGAGAGTCCGGTGCGGCCGGCGCCCAGTCTTCCGCCGGTGCGGCCGGCGGTCACCGTCGCCCGGGAGACCGGCTCCCCGGAGTACGCCTACGAGGTGCAGTTCCTGCTCGACGCCGAGCCCGCCGCGGTGGAGCGGATGCGGGAGACCCTGGCCACGATCGGCGACTCCCTGGTGGTCGTCGGCGACCATGGCACCTGGCAGGTCCACGTGCACGTCAACGACGTCGGCGCGGCGATCGAGGCGGGGGTGGTGGCCGGCCGCCCGCACCAGATCGCGGTGACCCGCTTCGTCGACCATCCGGAACCCGTACCGCCCCGGTTGCCCGACGGGCGGGCCGCCGTGGTGGTGGCCGCCGGCGCCGGGATCGCCGAGCTGCTCGCCGCCGAGGGAGCGGTGGTGGTGCCGGGCAACCCCTCGGTCGGGGAGCTGCTCGACGCGGTACGCGCCACCGGGGCGGCACGGGTGGTGGTGCTGCCCAACGACCCGGACGCGCAGGCGGTGGCGAACCAGGTCGCCGAGGAGGCGGGCCGGCTGGGGGTGGAGGTGGCGGTGGTACCGACCCGGTCACCGGTGCAGGCGCTGGCGGCGCTAGCCGTGCGCGATCCGCTGCGCCGCTTCGCCGACGACGTGATCGCGATGGCCGAGGCCGCCGGTGCCTGCCGGTACGCGGAGGTGTGCCGGGCCGGCCGCGAGGCGCTCACCGTCGCCGGCCCGTGCCGTGCCGGTGACGTGCTCGCCCTGGTAGAGGGTGAGGTCAATCTGATCGGCGCCGACCTGGTGGACACCTGCGTCGCGTTGGTCGACCGGATGCTCGGCGGTGGCGGCGAGCTGGTCACGTTGCTCGTCGGTGCCGACGCGCCCGACGGGTTGGTGGACGCGGTGCGGGCGCACCTCGCGGCGCGCTGGCCCTTCGTGGAGGTGCAGGCGTACCCGGGCGGGCAACCGCACCATCCCCTGCTGGTCGGTGTCGAATGA
- a CDS encoding DUF397 domain-containing protein → MTPTTNAAEAVTGWRKSSHSGDEGACVEMAVVPGTVAVRDSKDPHGPLLTFRPSAWTAFAQAPPTS, encoded by the coding sequence ATGACACCGACGACCAACGCCGCAGAGGCCGTGACGGGCTGGCGCAAGAGCAGCCACAGCGGTGACGAGGGCGCCTGCGTCGAGATGGCGGTCGTTCCCGGCACGGTCGCCGTACGCGACTCCAAGGACCCGCACGGCCCGCTGCTGACCTTCCGGCCGTCGGCGTGGACCGCCTTCGCCCAGGCGCCGCCGACCAGCTGA